A single Ochrobactrum sp. BTU1 DNA region contains:
- a CDS encoding ATP-binding cassette domain-containing protein, which produces MSKMILQVRDVVREYQLPRPSFLSKPGSLRVLHGVNVEIEAGQSLGIVGESGSGKSTLARAVMGLERPQSGQILVNGQDIYALSRSGLREARKGFQAIFQDPYGSLDPRHTVKRIISEPIVSLERGTNSKERDERVTEVLEAVGLPKACAEKYPHEFSGGQRQRIAIARALITKPALIVADEPVSALDVSIQAQVLNLMMDLQEKFGLSYLFISHDLGVVRSITDRVAVIYHGNIVEQGETNAVFDNPQHEYTLALVDAVPKPFSGRRKRARKLNSTIKLRE; this is translated from the coding sequence ATGAGCAAGATGATTTTGCAGGTTCGTGATGTTGTCCGTGAATATCAGCTGCCGCGTCCATCATTCCTTTCAAAGCCGGGATCATTGCGCGTTCTCCACGGTGTCAATGTCGAGATCGAAGCAGGGCAAAGCCTTGGTATCGTGGGCGAAAGCGGTTCGGGCAAATCAACACTTGCGCGTGCTGTGATGGGGCTGGAACGGCCACAATCTGGCCAAATCCTTGTCAATGGCCAGGATATCTACGCGCTTAGCCGTTCAGGCCTGCGTGAAGCGCGTAAAGGTTTTCAGGCGATCTTTCAGGATCCTTATGGTTCGCTCGATCCGCGCCACACGGTCAAGCGGATCATTTCGGAGCCGATTGTTTCTCTGGAGCGCGGAACAAACAGCAAAGAACGGGATGAGCGCGTGACAGAAGTCCTGGAAGCTGTCGGTCTCCCAAAAGCGTGTGCAGAAAAATATCCGCATGAGTTTTCCGGGGGGCAACGCCAGCGTATCGCTATAGCTCGCGCCCTGATTACCAAACCAGCGCTCATCGTTGCTGACGAACCCGTTTCAGCTCTTGATGTCTCAATTCAGGCGCAAGTTCTCAATCTGATGATGGATCTGCAGGAAAAGTTCGGCCTTTCCTATCTTTTCATTAGTCATGATCTCGGTGTCGTGCGCTCAATTACCGATCGTGTAGCGGTGATTTATCACGGCAATATCGTCGAACAGGGAGAAACCAACGCGGTCTTCGATAATCCGCAACATGAATATACGCTCGCATTGGTTGATGCTGTGCCGAAGCCATTTTCGGGACGGCGCAAACGTGCCCGCAAGCTCAATTCTACAATCAAATTACGAGAATGA